A DNA window from Halomonas zincidurans B6 contains the following coding sequences:
- a CDS encoding Crp/Fnr family transcriptional regulator: MRNATNPMLKRLSALVSLTDGEIELLEGLTFEMRKVTAGEWLWHEGDSADSLLVISEGWGCSARYLSDGSRQLFATYLPGDILGIFELLSGIRRNDVSMLTDGRVCEYSYSSIFTLLNASNSVRSALFVIANQHQAMLAERLVSVARRNARESLAHFLCECRARLLEFLPDDVDGFQLPLSQQDLADALGMSTVHISRTFSALACQGLVRRQHFHIVILDPQRLAEMADFDDHYLNCDKRILTINKPISLPEPVATEWLASLKQDSKSRPSAEGDEPTASS; this comes from the coding sequence GTGCGGAACGCAACCAACCCCATGTTGAAGCGCTTGAGCGCCCTGGTTTCGCTGACAGATGGCGAGATCGAACTACTCGAAGGCCTGACCTTCGAGATGCGCAAGGTCACCGCTGGCGAGTGGCTATGGCATGAAGGCGACAGCGCCGACTCGCTGCTGGTCATCAGCGAGGGCTGGGGTTGTTCGGCGCGCTATCTGAGCGACGGTAGCCGGCAATTGTTCGCCACCTACCTGCCGGGCGATATTCTGGGAATCTTCGAGTTGTTGAGCGGAATACGCCGCAACGACGTGTCGATGCTCACCGATGGTCGAGTCTGCGAGTATTCGTATTCGAGCATCTTCACCCTGCTGAACGCTTCGAATAGCGTGCGCTCGGCGCTGTTCGTGATCGCCAATCAGCATCAGGCCATGCTCGCCGAACGGCTGGTCAGCGTGGCGCGCCGCAATGCCCGCGAGAGTCTGGCGCACTTTCTCTGCGAATGCCGTGCACGCCTGCTGGAGTTCCTTCCCGACGATGTCGATGGCTTTCAGCTACCACTCTCGCAGCAGGATCTTGCCGATGCGCTCGGCATGAGCACGGTGCACATAAGCCGCACCTTCTCGGCATTGGCCTGCCAAGGACTGGTAAGGCGCCAGCATTTCCATATAGTGATCCTCGACCCGCAGCGCCTGGCCGAGATGGCCGATTTCGACGATCACTACCTGAACTGTGACAAGCGGATCCTGACCATCAACAAGCCGATTTCGCTTCCTGAACCAGTCGCCACAGAATGGCTGGCCTCATTGAAGCAAGACTCCAAGAGCCGCCCTTCTGCCGAAGGCGACGAACCGACGGCATCCAGCTAG
- a CDS encoding sugar nucleotide-binding protein: MKLLILDAPHCLSLALAREANRRGDTELIIEEGLALDPERLAEVAPDAVLIPPLVQPSDADPSAVMAHAEAVEGALECCQRNDMPLVWCVSDQLYEDGADTPIDEHVIPSPRDENLRRLIVTGNRVREQHARHLIVRLGPLFALEGAGAWLTELIDTLMAGRQVRVAEDIIFCPTSVDCVALALIGMLQQQGCGANAWGAYHLAGIEPVSGYTFASVVRTQLATRLEGLGKQVTLGELKALNHHHDQPLRRVLNCRRVLDAFGVHQKPWRLELGRMLDTWCQAYQAQEAP; encoded by the coding sequence GTGAAGTTGTTGATTCTGGACGCCCCCCACTGCTTGAGCCTGGCGCTGGCACGCGAGGCCAACCGGCGGGGGGACACCGAGCTGATCATCGAGGAAGGGTTGGCCCTCGACCCTGAGCGGCTCGCTGAAGTGGCACCGGATGCCGTGCTGATTCCGCCGCTGGTACAGCCGAGCGATGCCGATCCATCGGCGGTCATGGCCCATGCGGAAGCGGTGGAGGGGGCGCTGGAGTGTTGCCAGCGCAACGATATGCCGCTGGTCTGGTGCGTGTCCGACCAGCTCTACGAAGACGGCGCCGACACGCCGATCGACGAGCACGTGATTCCCTCGCCTCGCGACGAGAACCTGCGTCGGCTGATCGTGACCGGCAACCGGGTGCGCGAGCAACACGCCCGCCACCTTATCGTGCGCCTGGGGCCGCTGTTCGCCCTCGAAGGCGCCGGGGCCTGGCTGACCGAGTTGATCGATACGCTGATGGCCGGCCGCCAAGTCCGGGTCGCCGAAGACATCATCTTCTGCCCGACATCGGTGGACTGCGTGGCGCTGGCCCTGATCGGCATGCTTCAGCAGCAGGGCTGCGGCGCCAATGCCTGGGGCGCCTATCATCTGGCCGGAATCGAGCCGGTCAGCGGCTATACCTTTGCCTCGGTGGTGCGCACCCAATTGGCGACGCGTCTCGAGGGGCTCGGCAAGCAGGTGACGCTCGGCGAGCTGAAGGCGCTCAACCATCACCACGATCAACCGCTGAGACGGGTGCTCAACTGCCGGCGCGTGCTGGATGCCTTCGGCGTCCACCAGAAACCCTGGCGGCTCGAGCTGGGCCGCATGCTGGACACCTGGTGCCAGGCCTATCAGGCTCAGGAGGCGCCATGA
- a CDS encoding SMP-30/gluconolactonase/LRE family protein: MTTQPQNLWNARTRLGEGPLWSSEYRCLLFVDILASRLLSYTPDSGETRSWPLEEACCWLAPHAGGGLVAGLRSRLVHLTLDGGSPRILETLAEPVADTSGHRLNDGKADPRGRLWFGSMDNREQAASGRLLRFDKRGLHEMDRPYTVTNGPAISADGGTLYHTDSPARAIHAFDLADDGTLANKRLHIRFSEEDGFPDGMTLDAEGGLWVAHWDGARVTRFLADGRRDREVRLPVSRVTCCTFGGDDLATLYITTAAEGCDAQSQAGALFSVRPGIHGLSPCAYRP, from the coding sequence ATGACCACACAACCGCAAAATCTCTGGAACGCCCGCACCCGGCTCGGCGAAGGGCCCTTATGGTCCAGCGAGTACCGCTGCCTGCTGTTCGTCGACATCCTCGCCAGCCGCCTGCTGAGCTATACCCCGGACAGCGGCGAAACGCGCAGCTGGCCGCTCGAGGAGGCCTGCTGCTGGCTGGCGCCGCATGCCGGTGGCGGGCTCGTCGCCGGGTTACGCTCGCGCCTCGTGCATCTCACTCTGGACGGCGGTTCGCCGCGTATCCTGGAGACCCTCGCCGAACCGGTCGCCGACACCTCCGGCCATCGTCTCAACGACGGCAAGGCCGACCCCCGGGGTCGGCTCTGGTTCGGCAGCATGGACAATCGGGAGCAGGCGGCCAGCGGCCGACTGTTGCGCTTCGACAAGCGCGGCCTGCACGAGATGGACCGCCCCTACACGGTGACCAACGGTCCGGCGATCAGCGCCGATGGCGGCACGCTCTACCACACCGATAGCCCGGCGCGGGCGATCCATGCCTTCGATCTGGCCGACGACGGCACGCTCGCCAACAAGCGACTACACATCCGCTTCAGCGAGGAGGACGGCTTCCCCGACGGCATGACGCTGGACGCCGAAGGCGGCCTGTGGGTCGCCCACTGGGATGGCGCCCGGGTGACCCGCTTCCTGGCCGACGGCCGCCGCGACCGGGAGGTTCGCCTGCCGGTCTCGCGCGTTACCTGCTGCACCTTCGGCGGCGACGATCTCGCCACGCTGTATATTACCACCGCCGCCGAGGGCTGTGATGCACAAAGCCAGGCCGGCGCCCTGTTCAGCGTGCGCCCGGGCATTCACGGCCTTTCGCCGTGTGCCTATCGGCCGTGA
- a CDS encoding lysophospholipid acyltransferase family protein, with protein MNAIRSAIFYVGYFLAILVFGLLCLPITPLLPLAGRYRLLNLYNHFIVGWFARVCGVRYTVRGRDNVPAGPVVILANHQCEWETLFLQILKPPVCTVLKQELLNLPLFGWALRLLHPIALDRSRPARAMKQVLSQGPQRLREGLSVLIFPEGTRVEPGQRRRYNKSGAVIACRAGVPVLPVAHNAGERWPGRHWVKNPGPLNVVVGAPIATQGRTPEAVLIEVEAWIEEQLTSISGVPRPATASEAPAGKKEWV; from the coding sequence ATGAACGCGATTCGCAGCGCGATCTTCTATGTCGGCTATTTCCTGGCCATCCTGGTATTCGGTCTGCTGTGTCTGCCGATCACGCCGCTGTTGCCGCTGGCCGGCCGCTATCGGCTGCTCAATCTCTATAATCACTTCATCGTCGGCTGGTTCGCGCGGGTCTGTGGCGTGCGTTACACGGTGCGCGGGCGCGACAACGTGCCGGCGGGGCCGGTGGTGATCCTCGCCAACCATCAATGCGAGTGGGAGACGCTGTTCCTGCAGATACTCAAGCCGCCGGTATGCACCGTGCTCAAGCAGGAGCTGCTCAATCTGCCGCTGTTCGGCTGGGCGCTGCGGCTATTGCACCCGATCGCGCTGGATCGCTCGCGCCCGGCGCGGGCCATGAAACAGGTCCTCTCGCAGGGTCCGCAGCGCTTGCGCGAAGGCCTGTCGGTGCTGATCTTTCCCGAAGGCACGCGGGTCGAGCCGGGCCAGCGGCGGCGTTACAACAAGAGCGGCGCGGTGATCGCCTGTCGGGCCGGCGTGCCGGTGCTGCCGGTGGCGCACAATGCCGGCGAGCGCTGGCCCGGGCGGCATTGGGTCAAGAATCCAGGGCCCCTGAACGTAGTGGTCGGTGCGCCGATCGCTACCCAAGGGCGCACGCCGGAAGCGGTGCTGATCGAGGTCGAGGCCTGGATCGAGGAACAATTGACGTCGATTTCCGGGGTGCCGCGCCCGGCGACGGCCAGCGAAGCGCCGGCCGGCAAGAAGGAATGGGTATAG